The nucleotide sequence TCTCCAGCGCCCCCCAGTAGCCGGAGAAGAACAGCGTGTACTGCCCGTCCTCCGCCAGTATCGCCGGCGAGTGGATGTTCAGGAACGAGCCTCTGGAGAGGACCGGATTCCCGGCGGCCGGTTTCCATGCATCGGCCCCGTGGACGGCGGCTGCGGCAAGAAACATCATTGCGGTTGCAAAGTTTCTGAAATTCATCTTGTGTCGGATTCCTGCTTGAATTGATTTAAAATTCCACCCACCAGCGCATGGCCGGGTATTCGCGCTCCGCGAGCGCCTGCGGGCCGCGAGATGCGACGTGACCGTCGAGGAACAGGATGTTGCCGCGGCCTGAATGCCTGGCGAACTCGTTGACCCGGGCTGTCGGCTCGGCGGTGTAGAAGAACCAGAAGTCCTTCATCGGCCAGCTGTTGACTTCGTCGAGCGAGTCGAATACATAAAATCTCTGTGACGGCCGGGAGACCCCTCCCGCCTTGTAGTAGCGGTTATAGGCCTCTTCGTCGTACAGATTCGATGCGATATGAGCGTTGGCGCTGTAGGAGGCGACGCTGTTTGCCTTGACCGGCGCGCTCGGGCAGGAGTAGCCGGCTTCGCCGCGGAAATCATCCACATTGGTATAGGCGGCCAGTCCGCGTTTGCCGGTCCACCAGTGCCAGCTCGGCCACGGCGGAACGCTGGTCGCGACGATGTAATCACCGTTGTCCCCTGAATATTGCATGCTCAGCAGCCCGATCTGCTTTAAATTGCTGATGCAGTTTGCGCTCTTGCCTCTTTCCCGGGCCTGGCTCAATGCCGGCAGCAGCATCGAGGCCAGGATCGCAATGATCGCGATGACGACGAGGAGTTCGATCAGGGTGAACGGATGGTGTTTCATTTCCTTTTTCCTCTTTTGATTTGCGGATTGGCAGGCTCGAAGGTTATTTGCAACTCCGGAACGAAGTGTGCAGCGGCTTGATCGAATCGCGCAGGACCAGCTTGCCGAACAGGTAGTGGATATCCGGCTCGCGCCTGCCGTCCGGCGGATCGGATTCGATCATCCCGAACAGCAGTTCCGCCGCGCGGTAGGCGATTTCAAACAGCGGCAGCTGGTAGGAACTGAGCTTCGGGTGAAGGATTTCGCAGATCGATACCGTGTTGTCGAATGCGGCGACGCTGAAAGTCTCCGGAATGGAGATCTGACGCTCGAGGCAGGCGTTGTAGAAACCGGCCGCGGTCCAGTCGTTCGCGAAGATCACGGCGGTGGGCGGCTCCGGGAGGGAGAGAAAGTATTCGAGCATCCCGGCGAGGTCCGGCGGCGCGGCCTGCGGTTCGGTGATCTCCCGGGGCTCCGAATCGGACATCACGAGATATTCCGCCCGGAATTTCCCGGTTTCGACCATGTGCTCGATGTAGCCGGCGCAGCGGGCGGCGAGTTCGCGGTGGCGGATCTCCGGGTTGACGAACGCGATTTTTTCGTGACCGAGGCGCATGAGCTCGTCCGTCACGCTCTTTCCGGCGGCGTATTCGTCGGCCGCGACCTGTGGAAACGGAAGCTGCGGCCGGCTGCTGTCGAAGCAGACCACCGGCATGTTTTTCGGCAGAAACGGCAGGAATTCCGGGTTGAGCGACGGGACCCGGAGCAGGATGCCGTCATACGGGCGCAGCATCCGGACCAGCTCGCGGCTGGAGAGTTCCGGGTGGGCGAACTGAATGTCGAGGCTGTAGTCGCGCTTGCGGCAGGCCTCCTCGATTCCCGAGAGCCACCGGACGCAGAGCGGATTGTTCCGCCAGTTTGCGCTCATATCCGGCGCCAGCATGCAGATCCGGCTGCCGCAGCGGCGCGTCCTGCGCCCGGGGCGGTAACGCTCTTTGGCGAGATAGCCGCTCTCCTTGAGGACGCGGAGAATCCGGCTGTTGATCTCCGGATTCACGTTCGGAGCGCCGTTCAGCACCCGGCTGACGGTTCCGGTCGAAAAACCGACCAGCTTTGCGACGTCCTTGATGGTGATCTCTTCCGGCATTGCCGATTTCCTTTCCTGTCTGTTCCCATTGATATTATGTCGAAAAAAATGGGAAACGGCAAGTGGAAATTCATGAAAAGTCGAATTTTTCATGATGAACGTTCATCATGAACGGATGGCGCCGAAGCGGGTCCGGCGCCGGGTGGAATCGGTTACTCCTTGATCTGCAGGAGTTTTTTCAGTTTTTCAAAGGTCACCGGCTTAAGGATGACCGCATCGAAGCAGCTGACGTCGAAATGATTGCCGTTTTCGACATCGGCGGTCACGGCGATCAGGCGGGCCTCCGGGGCGAGATTGCCGGACCTGATGGAGCGGGCCAGCTCCATTCCGCTGATTTCCGGCATCCACAGGTCGGTCAGGATCGTGCCGGGACGGAATTCGTTCAGCAACCGCAGGGCCTCCTGCCCGGAGGTCGTGCTCCGGGTCGTGAAGCCGAGGCGCCTGAGCATCATCTCGAGAACCTTGACGTTCATGGCGACGTCGTCGACGATCAGGGCCTTCCGGATGACGGAGGAGGGCTCCTCCGGCAGCGGCTTCCGCAGGCCGGCGCTCTCCGGAATCTGTTCTTCCGCCGGCGCCGGAGTGTCCAGAATCTTCATGGCGGAATCCGCCCGTTCGCGGATTTTGCGGAGAGAGGCCGGGAGGTCGGCGCCGGAGGTGCCGCCGCTCTGCAGCGCTTCGAGCTCTTTCCCGATTTCGCAGAGGCTGTCCTGCAGCTGCCGGACGGCCCGGGCGGGAAATCTGCATCCGCCCCTCAGTTCCGCCGACCGTTCCCGGGTCCGTTCGGCTTCGCCGATATTGACCAGATGGTGAATGACTTTCACGACCCGGTCGCCCTCGATGATCGGGATCGTGCTGGCGATGTACAGCCTGCCGTTGAATTTGACCTCCTTCGAGAAGGATTTCCGGTGCTGAATGGTCTGCAGGACCATGCAGCTCTCGAAACGGTGCCCGCCGCCGCAGTACAGGGCGCAACAGCTGTCGCCGCGCAACTCCGTGCCGGTTCTGCCGAGGTCGCGGCAGGCCGTCGCATTCGCGGTCAGGATCCGCCCCCGGCCGTCGAAGATGATGACCGGCATATCCAGAAGGTCGAGGATCTGCTCGGCCTCCGCCTCGAGCGAGTGGCTCCGGCGGCGCTCTTCCTCCCGCTCCAGCAGGGTCTGGATGACCTGCGAAACCATTTCGAACAGCCGCAGCTGCCCGGCGGAGAACTCCTCCTCCGTCGCCCGCTCGATTCCGAAGTATCCCCAGAACCGGCCGCCGATCCGCAAAGGCTGCTTGACCAGCTCATGCTGGCCGGTCAGGTTGAAGTAAGCGGCATATTCCTTCTGCCACGGCACGGTTTCGTCGAGTTTTCCCCGGATGCCGTGAAGCATGCGCCCGGCTTTGAGTTCGGTGAAAACGGCCTGGAAATGTTCGGCGCTGAAACGCTGCCCCTCCCGCGTGGCGACCGGGGCGCTGCCGCTGGACCAGTTGTGGCGGATGATCGACCCGGGGTGTTCGCCGTCGCCGGAATATTGGAGGACGGCGCAGTTGTCGGCATTCATCTTCGGCGCCAGCGCCGACAGAATCTCCCCGATCGCCGAAGCCGGATCGCGGTTCAGCAGCAGGTGCCGGAAGGTTTCGTGGATGACCCGGTCCTGCTCGATGTATTCATTGAGCCTGAGGTTGGTCTCGCGGAGGTCCCGCTGCTTGGCCAGTTTGCCGGTGAGGTTGATGACGCTTTCGAGCACATACTGCACCTTGCCTTCGGTGTCGAAGATCGGCTGCGCGGAGATCCGCAGCGTCCGCTCCCGGGAGACGCGGTCCGCCGTTGCCGGCCTGCCGGTTCTCAGGCTCTGCCGGAGAGGACAGTCGGCGGAGGTGCAGCTTTCGAGGGTCGCTGACGCCTCCCGGCAGATGCTCCGGCAGGGCTGCCCGGTGAAATCGGCGGCGTCGCCGTCCAGAAGGACGCTGCAGCTGCGGTTGACGCTGACGACGTTTCCGCCGCTGTCGAACATCAGGAGCGCGACGTCGGCGTATTCGAAGATCTGCGCGTGCATGCCGACTTCATTGGCCCGGGCCTGCTTTTGCTTTTCCCGCCGCAGCAGGAGCGAGACGATGCGCGCCGCCTCGAGATAGGCGCGTTCGTCGGAGGCGGAGAAGGGTTCCGCCTCCTCCTTCCGTTCGGAAACCAGGCAGCCCCAGCAGTTGCCGTCGAGCAGAACCGGCGCCATGATGAGCTCGAAGAGCCGGTGGGCGGCGAGGTGGGCCTTCAGTTCCGGAACGAAACCGGCGTTCCCCCCCGCGGGGGCCGTCTTGAGGGAGCAGCGGAGGCTCCTGCCGTTCCGCAGCCGCGCAAGGGTGTCGGGGCGGACGGCGAAATCCGCGCGCAGCTCCGGCGGCCTGCCGCTCCCGCGCCGGTCGGCGGCGACCGCGTGTGCCGCGATCGCGCCGCCTGTTTCATCCAGGCGCATGACCGCGGTGAGGTCGGTGCGGTATTTTTCGGAGAGGCGCATGCAGATTGTTTTCAGCGCCGATTCGAATCCGGTATCCAGCAGCAGCACCTTCAGGCAGTCGTTGATCAGGCGGTCCTGTCCGAGGAAGGTGGCGAGCTCCCGGTTTTCGCCGGAGAGCTTCGAAACGTCGGCGAGGCAGACCATCACGTATTCGACCTCTCCGTTTGCGGCGAAGAGCGGGGAAGTGTTGATTTTCACCGTCCTGCCGGAGAGATCGAGCAGTTTTTCTCCCGGCGCCCTGTCGCGCAGCGTCCGTTTCAGCAGGCAGTTGCCGGGGTCGCAGTGAGAACTGTTCCGAAGCATGCAGGCGCCCTCATCGTCGCAGAGCCTGCCGGGCAGACTCTGCGTGCCGAGCGGCCATATCTCATAAAAGCTCCGGTTCGCGCTCAGGCACCGGCGGTCGGCGTTGAAGATGGCCACCGGCGTGGTCAGCAGGTCGAACAGCCGGCCCTGCAGCGAGGTCTGCCGGAGCAATTGTTCCGCCTGCTCGCACCTGCTCCGGGCGATCAGGTAGGCGGAGGCCGCGTCGTCGAGCAGGAGCGGCACGTTGCCGTCGCAGCTGCCGGCTTTTTCCACAAAATCGAAGCTGATGAAACCGTAGAAACGGCCGCCGGCGAACAGCGGCTTCCAGTAACAGGATTTGATCCGCTCCGCCAGAAGCGTGGAGACGCAGTCGCCGAGCTCCGCGGGAATCTGCATGGAGTCTTCGATGAGGATGGTCCGGCCCGCTTCGAGCTGCTTCAGCACACCGTTGAAGGAGCCGTCGTGGTTGTAGGTGTCGAGCGGATGCACATTGTTGGAGATCCACTCGAACTCCTTGACGATCAGCTTCCCTTCGCAGCGGAAGACGAATCCGCGCTCCGCTCCGAGCGCGTGCGAAAACAGTTCCAGTAGCCTGACTGCGGTGTCGCGGAAGTCGCTGCCGAGCGCAATTGTCCGGAACGCCTGGTTCAGGATGGAGGAGTTCCGGCCGAGCGTTTCGAGCCGGGCGGTGTATCTGCGGTTTTCTTCAGAGAGGCGGCATTGTTCCGTGACGTCGATGTTCATGCCGAGAAGCAGCCTGCGGCTTTTTATTTCAAGCGGCGCCTGATAGATGTCGCATATGCGTTCTCCGCCGGAGGCGCGGAGGCGGCGTTTCCGGACGAAACCGGCTTCGGCGGTCTGGGCTTCTTCTGCGATCTGTTCCGGCGGGAGCCCGGCTTCGGCGGCGGTCCGGCCGATGATGCCGGACGGGGCGATGCCGGTCTCCTCCGCGATCTGCCGGTTCCAGAAGGTGAAGCGGCAGCCGTTCGCGGCATCCCGCACGTAGATGCTGGCCGGCAGCCGGTCCAGAACCGCCCGCAGCAGTTCTTCGCTGCGCCGGGCCGCCATTTTTTCCTGTTCTTCCCCGGTCACATCGATACTGATGCCGAGCAGCAGCAGCCGGCCCGGCTCCGGCTCGATGAGCTGTTTGAAGCTGTGAAACTGGTAAACGGTTCCGTCCGCGCCGGTGTACTGCTCCGAAAAATCCATGAGCCGGCCTGACGCGGCGACGGCCCGGTCATGCTCGCGGATGGCGTCGGCATCCGTTTTCACGGTCATCAGTTCATAATCCGTTTTCCCGACCGTCTCCTTCACTTCCCGTCCCATCTGCCTGGAAAAAGCCGGATTGCACATGGTGTAGCGGAAGTTGTCGCCGGCCTCCTTCACGAAAACCGGATACGGCAGACTCTCCTTGATCGTTGTGAGCAGCAGCAGATTCTCATCGGCGCGCTTCCGCCGTTCGGTTTCGACGGTGATGTCGCGGAGGATGCCGATGACCTCGGGACGACGGGTTTCGTCTTCCGCTCCGGCCCGGACCGGCGTGAGAGTGAGCTGAAAGACCTCCTGCCTGCCGCTGTACCGGCTCCTTACCGTGCCGGAACGGGAACTCTGCCGCCCGGCCGCAACCTCTTCGGCCCACTGCCTGAAACGCGCATAATCCTCCTTCGGCAGCCACTCCGAAAGCGGGATAGCCGCGCCGTTGACTTTCGGCAGGAACCGGAGGTCGCGGTCGAAGACGGAGACCGGTTCGAACGTCTCCGGATCGATGCGGAAGAAGTGCATGGCGTTGCCGTCCGCCGCCTGCCGCAGCAGGGAGAGGCTCATGTTCAGCCGGTCCCGTTTCCGGTACTCGAGCGTGACATCCCGGAACACCAGGATGGCGCCGGCGGTTTTTCCGTCCGGGGAGCGGATCGGCGCGGCGCTGTCGGCGATGTGGCGCCGCCGGGAATCCCGGGCAATGAGGTCGGTGTGATCGGCCGGAGTGACGGTCTTGCCGGACTCCAGCGCCTCGCGGACCGGGGAGGGGACGCGGCGGCCGTCCAGACAGCTGACGATATGGAAGATGTCGTCGAGCGGTCTGCCGAGCGCTTCGGCGGCCCCGCAGCCGGTCAGTTCGCACGCGACCGGGTTGATCATGGTGATGCGTTCCCCGGCGTCGGTCACGATCACTCCGTCGCCGATGGACTGGAGCGTCAGGGCGAAGCGGGCGGCCGTGTCGGCGGCTTCCTGACGGGCCGACTGCAGGTCGCCGGAGTCGTGGGAGACGCCGATGACGGCTTTTTTCCCGAATATCTTCGGCGAGGCGAGCGAGAAGATGATGGTCCGTTTCTCTCCCCCCGAGCTGTAGTCGAGAATGAGCGGCTTTTCGCTGTCGTAGACGCTCTGCACGGCGGAGAGGATTTTGCCGGTGTCGAGCCACGGCATCTCATTCAGATGTTTGTAGTCGTTCTCCGGGAAGTCGCTGGGAAAGCCCCGCTCCCGGTGATAGAACAGGATCGTCCCGTCCCGGTCGAAGACCGTGACCCGGACCGGAAGGGCGCGGTGTACGTTCAGCGTGATCCGGTTGTATTTTCTCCGGTACAGCAGGAACACGATCGCCGACAGGGCCCCGGCCAGCAGGATTCCGAGGATGATCGCGCCGGTGAAAATTTCGCAGGGATAGTTCCAATGCCAATGCTGCGCCGGAGGAGCTTCCGCCCCGGCGGCACAGGCCGCGGCCGCCGCGAAGAGGAACGGGATGACAAGTGATTTTCCGGCGCGTTTCATCGCATCTCCCCGGTTCCGGCCGTTTTTCCGGGCGGCGCAATGTCCGGGCGGCCCGGCGCGGCGGAGAGCACCGTGCGCAGCTTGTCGAGCGTGACCGGTTTCAGGAGAATGCCGTCGAATTGCCTGCGGAGTTCCGGGGCGATCGCCGCGTCGGCGGTTACGGCGAGAATCCGGGCGGCATTGCTGCGCGGGTCTTTCCGGATTGCTGCGGCGAGTTCGTCGCCGTTCATCCCCGGCATCCACAAGTCGGTCAGGATCAGGTCCGGGCGGAAGCGCTCGAGTTTTTGCAGCGCCTCCGCACCGGAGGCGGCCGTTTCCACCAGGAAATCCAGCTTGGCCGCCATGGCCGCCAGGACTTTGCAGTTCAGTGCGACGTCGTCGACCACGAGGAGCCGGAGCCCGGCGGCTGAGGCGGCAGCCGGTTCCGGCTCCGCCGCCGACTGCCCGGAATGCGCCGCTTCATACCGCACGCCCGGAAGAAACACGGTAAAGCAGCTCCCTTTCTCCGGCTCGCTTGTTACCGACAGCGTGCCGTTCATCTGTTCAACCAGACGCTTGCAGATCGGGAGTCCCAGCCCGGTTCCCTGGGCGATATGCTCCCGCCGGGCATCCTGCTGGCCGAACGGCTCGAAAATGCGCGTCATATATTCCGGCGCGATGCCGTCGCCGGTGTCCTCGACGCGGATCGTCAGGTCGCCGGCCGTTTCGTCCCGGCGATGGAATTCCACTGTCAGCCGAATGCCGCCGCGGTGTGTGAACTTCACGGCATTGCCGAGCAGGTTGAACAGAATCTGGCGCAGCCGCAGCAGATCGAGGTAGAGCATCGGCAGATCCGCCGGAACCGCGATCCGGCCGGTCAGACCCTTTTCGTCGAGCTTCCGGGCGAACAGTTTCCTGAGGTCGTTCAGCAGATTTCGCAGATTCAGCTTTTCCGGGGTGATCTTCATCTGCCCGGCTTCGAGTTTGGAGAGATCGAGCACATCGTTGATCAGCTCCAGCAGCGTGACTCCGGCAAAATGGATGGATTGGATGGCCTCCTCCTCCTTCCGGCGCGACATTCCGCCGAGTTTCAGGATTTCCGCAAAACCGATGACTGCGTTCAGCGGAGTCCGCAGCTCGTGGCTCATGGTCGCGAGAAACATGCTTTTGGCCCGGGCGGCCTCCTCCGCGTCCTTCACGGTCTGCTCCAGAAGTTTTTTGTTCCGGTTGAGTTCCGTGATGTCGGTGAAGGTCTCCAGCACCTGAATGATTTCATTCTCATGCCAGATCGGCTGGGTGTTGACGATGTAGTCGCGTCCGGCGATGCTTTTTTCCATGCTGACCGGCGCTTTTTTCTGCAGCGTCTGATGGACGGCGCAGCTTTCATCCGGAGCCTGCCGCCGGCAGAGAGTTCCCAGGCAGCGTCTGCCGATGCACTCGGCAAGCTTCACGCCGAGCCGTTCGGCGGTGCTGTTGTTGGCGTGAATGATCCTGTAATCCCTGTCTACCAGCAGGACCGGGTTGGACATCATGTCGATGATCAGCTTCTGAACCGCCGTGCTGTCCGCCAGGGCGTCGAACTGTTTTTTCCGCTGGTAGGCCAACAGGAAGATATTGGCCATATCCTTGAGCGGGCGCAGCCCCGCGTCACCGTATTGGCGGGAATCCTCGGTGAAATCGACTCCGAGAAATCCGGATTGCCCGCGGTCCAGGCGGATGCCGACGGTACTGAATGCCCGGAGGGGCTCTCCGCCCAGGTAGGCCGCGATCTCCGGAGACTCCGCCGCCGCCAGCGCCGCATCATCGACCTGAAACCCTTCCGGACGGCAGAGGTTCCGCCGCAGCTCCGGAGAATCGCTGAAGTCGATCGTCGCAAGGAACTCACGGCGCGGCCGGACGCCGCTGCCGGTCCACTCGCAGCTGCATTCGGCCCGGGTTTCCTCCGGGTCGGTGAAGCGGTAAAGGTAGACCCGGGCGGCTTTCCGGTTGTTGCCGATCTGCTGGAGAATGTCGTTGACCGCCTTCCGGTAGTCGTTTTCCACGGTGATGCGTTTCAGGCAGCTGTTCAGCAGCGCCTCCCCGGCGACGAAATCGTTCAGGCGGTTCAGCGTGCGTTCCCGCTCCCGTTCGAGTTCATGCTTCGCCGTATTGTCCAGGCTGAGTTCGACGATATACCGTTTCCCGCCGTTTTCAAGCAGGGTCTTGGTCGTCTCGTAGTGGATCTGCCGGCCGGAGGCGGAGGTCAGCAGTTCCGGGTAGTGCAGCGTGTGCGTTTCCGATTCCAGCACTCGCCGGTCGGTCTCGCGGAAGTTCCGTTCGTTCCCGGGCCACGGCGAGATTTCGAAGTCGGTGCGGCCGATGACCCGGGACGCCGCATAGCCGGTATGGGTTTCGAGGCACTTGTTCCAGAACACGTACCGGAAATCGTCGTCGGCGTCTTTGGCCAGTACGCCGCCCGGAAACAGGTCCAGTATTTTCTCGAGGAAGGTCTGAAGCTCCTTTTCACGGAGCTGGGCCCGGCGGCTTTCCGTGACGTCCAGCATCATGCCGAGGATCAGCCGCCGCCCGTCCTCCGTCGTATATGCGACGCGCGCGGAGTGGAAGGTGCGGGACCGCCCGCCGGCGTCGACGAGCTCCTCCATGGTGTTGACCGGGCCGCCTGTCGCATTGGTCTGCCGGTCGGTCTCGCGGAAGGGGAGGCTCCTCTCCTCGCCGAAGAGCTCCCGGTCGTTCCTGCCGAGCGTCTCCTCCGGCGAGCGCCCGAAGAACTCGTACCAGCTGCGGCTGCACATCGTATAACGGTATTCGTCCGACGCCTCCTTCAGGTAGACCGGATACGGGAAGATGTCGAACAGCACGTTGACGAATTTGTTTCCGGCCGCCAGCCGCCGGTCCCGGGTGCTGGTCGCCGTGACGTTCTGGACGACGCCGAAGATCACCTTCACGCCGTTTTCCTCCTCCAGATGCGCCCGCAGCCGGTAGTACTGCATTTCTCCGAAATAGCGGGAACGATAGTCGGCGGTGAAAATCCGGTCCTCTCCGCTGAGCAGCCGGTCGCGCAGGCGCATGAATTCATCGTAATCCTCCGGAAGTATCCACTCCTTCTCGGGCAGCGGAACTCCGTCCTGAAACGGCCACAGCCGTTCGAATCCCTCGCTGCAGCTCGTCATGCGTGAAACCGGGTCGTAACTGAAATAACCGAGGTCGGCCAGCTGAAACGCGGCGGCCAGCGCGGTGCTGTCGAACCGCTGCCGCCTGCGTTCCGCGTTGCGGGCGGTTTCATCCGTGAGGATCAGCACGGTGCCGGCCCGGATTCCGTCCGGATACGGCACCGGCGCAACCCGGCCCGCGATCTCGCGCCGCTTGCCGTCGCGGGCGGCGAGAACGCCGCCGGGAGGCAGTTCCAGCGGCCGGTTCTCCCGCAGGGCTTGCTCGAGGAGGGAGCGGACGGCGCCCCCCTCCGGGAACACTTTTGCATAGTGCAGCCCGGCGAGGCGGCGTGCGGTGAAACCGGTCAGCTCTCCCGCCGCAGGGTTGGCATGAAGGATTTCGCCGTCGCAGCCGACGAGGAGGACGCCGCACTCCATTTCGCCCGTCGCGGCGGAGCGCTGGGCGGTCAGGAACCGCACCTCCGTTTCAAGCTCCCGCTTCTCCGACTCGTCCGCCGACAGCACGAGGACGGCTTCGGCGCCGAAAACGCCGGACGGCACTTTGCGGAAGGTTTGAAATTCCCCGTTCGCGGCATGGCGGCTCTGCGGGATTCCGGTACGGAACACTTTGCGGATGGTTTCCCCGATCTCCTCCCGGTCCGGCGCATCCGCCAGCAGCCTCGCAACCTTCGAGGCGCTTTTTCCGGCGGGGGCGCCGGGACGGCAGTCCAGGATTCTCGCATTGCGGTCGCAGACGAAGCAGCGGTTTTTCGTCTGACCGAACAGGTATTCCAGCTGTCTGCGCCTGCGTTTTTCCCGCCGGTACAGCACTGCGAAGATGACGATGAGCAGCAGCGGAAGCAGCAGAAACGCAATTTCCGCCTGCGGCAGTCGGCCGGCAGCTGTTTCTGCTGCGGTCGCCAGCAGTAATTTTGTCATGAAATCCGTTCCCGTTGACATTGCGGAAACGGCCCCGAAACCGCAATGTTGCTGCACGATTGAATTCTGTCCTAATATAGCCGGGGAAGGGATTTTGTCAAACGCGGCCGGCCGGAAAGTGCCGAAACGTTACGCGTGCTCTTCTTCCTGTTCGCAGGAGAGCACGGGGGCGGTCGCGGCCAGCGTGGCCGGGTCGGCGAGCACCATCAGCCCGTCGTGCGCCTCGATGACCGTGCTGCCGTGCGGCACGACGAACTCGCGGCCGCGCCGGATCAGCAGCACGAGCGCCCCTTTCGGCAGACCGAGTTCGGAGAGCTTCCGGCCGATGTACGGCGCGCCCGGCAGCACCTCGAATTCGCGCATGTCGCCGTTGATGGTGCCGGTGTTCTCGAATTCGAGCGGCACGCGCGGCGAAACCTTCAGCGGCTTGTCGAGCTTCAGGAGCCGGGCGAACGGCATCAGGGTCTTGCCCTGCACGAGCACCGAGGCGAGAACGATGAAGAAGACGATGCTGAACATCTTCCACGCATCCGGCAGATTCGCCATGAGCGGGAAGGTCGCCAGCATGATCGGAGCGCCGCCGCGCAGCCCCACCCAGGAGACGAACAGCCGCTCTTTCATGGTGAACTTGCTTCTGACCATGCAGAGGAACACGGCGAACGGACGGGCGAGCAGCATCATGAAAAACGCGATCGCAATGCCCGGAATCGCAACTTCTCCGAGCTGCTTCGGGAAACTGAGCAGCCCGAGCATGCCGAACAGCATGACCTGCATGAGCCAGCCGATGCCGTCGTGGAAACGGCCGATGCCGTGCTGGTAGATGAACTTGCTGTTGCCCATGACCATGCCGCAGACATAGACCGCCATG is from Victivallis lenta and encodes:
- a CDS encoding PAS domain-containing protein: MTKLLLATAAETAAGRLPQAEIAFLLLPLLLIVIFAVLYRREKRRRRQLEYLFGQTKNRCFVCDRNARILDCRPGAPAGKSASKVARLLADAPDREEIGETIRKVFRTGIPQSRHAANGEFQTFRKVPSGVFGAEAVLVLSADESEKRELETEVRFLTAQRSAATGEMECGVLLVGCDGEILHANPAAGELTGFTARRLAGLHYAKVFPEGGAVRSLLEQALRENRPLELPPGGVLAARDGKRREIAGRVAPVPYPDGIRAGTVLILTDETARNAERRRQRFDSTALAAAFQLADLGYFSYDPVSRMTSCSEGFERLWPFQDGVPLPEKEWILPEDYDEFMRLRDRLLSGEDRIFTADYRSRYFGEMQYYRLRAHLEEENGVKVIFGVVQNVTATSTRDRRLAAGNKFVNVLFDIFPYPVYLKEASDEYRYTMCSRSWYEFFGRSPEETLGRNDRELFGEERSLPFRETDRQTNATGGPVNTMEELVDAGGRSRTFHSARVAYTTEDGRRLILGMMLDVTESRRAQLREKELQTFLEKILDLFPGGVLAKDADDDFRYVFWNKCLETHTGYAASRVIGRTDFEISPWPGNERNFRETDRRVLESETHTLHYPELLTSASGRQIHYETTKTLLENGGKRYIVELSLDNTAKHELERERERTLNRLNDFVAGEALLNSCLKRITVENDYRKAVNDILQQIGNNRKAARVYLYRFTDPEETRAECSCEWTGSGVRPRREFLATIDFSDSPELRRNLCRPEGFQVDDAALAAAESPEIAAYLGGEPLRAFSTVGIRLDRGQSGFLGVDFTEDSRQYGDAGLRPLKDMANIFLLAYQRKKQFDALADSTAVQKLIIDMMSNPVLLVDRDYRIIHANNSTAERLGVKLAECIGRRCLGTLCRRQAPDESCAVHQTLQKKAPVSMEKSIAGRDYIVNTQPIWHENEIIQVLETFTDITELNRNKKLLEQTVKDAEEAARAKSMFLATMSHELRTPLNAVIGFAEILKLGGMSRRKEEEAIQSIHFAGVTLLELINDVLDLSKLEAGQMKITPEKLNLRNLLNDLRKLFARKLDEKGLTGRIAVPADLPMLYLDLLRLRQILFNLLGNAVKFTHRGGIRLTVEFHRRDETAGDLTIRVEDTGDGIAPEYMTRIFEPFGQQDARREHIAQGTGLGLPICKRLVEQMNGTLSVTSEPEKGSCFTVFLPGVRYEAAHSGQSAAEPEPAAASAAGLRLLVVDDVALNCKVLAAMAAKLDFLVETAASGAEALQKLERFRPDLILTDLWMPGMNGDELAAAIRKDPRSNAARILAVTADAAIAPELRRQFDGILLKPVTLDKLRTVLSAAPGRPDIAPPGKTAGTGEMR